Proteins co-encoded in one Corynebacterium lujinxingii genomic window:
- a CDS encoding cupredoxin domain-containing protein, producing MARVDTVAWAVVATLVAGTASAAAVVHSRADDIPTGDDVITVDVDVDRMRFIPDRVEVPRGTKLVVNLTNSGEEEHDLKVGEGHSGRLDPGETSTAYYGEFNVDALGWCTIAGHKTMGMTFKVDVTP from the coding sequence GTGGCGCGTGTGGATACGGTGGCGTGGGCGGTCGTCGCAACGCTTGTCGCAGGCACGGCATCGGCGGCCGCTGTGGTGCATTCGCGTGCCGACGACATCCCCACCGGCGACGACGTCATCACCGTCGACGTGGATGTGGACCGCATGCGGTTCATCCCCGACCGGGTGGAGGTGCCCCGTGGCACGAAACTCGTGGTCAACCTGACCAACTCCGGTGAGGAGGAGCACGACCTGAAGGTCGGCGAGGGCCACTCGGGCCGGCTCGACCCGGGCGAGACCTCCACCGCGTACTACGGCGAGTTCAACGTGGACGCCCTCGGCTGGTGCACCATCGCCGGGCACAAGACGATGGGCATGACGTTTAAGGTCGACGTGACGCCTTAA
- a CDS encoding helix-turn-helix transcriptional regulator produces MERRQGPRPAGDLVTALGQLSAKQVDVFQKIQAHPEGVQVAQIGKSLGMHPNTVRGHLDELMAAGVITRRVIPARGRGRPSHAYTARVPRTDRASRAMVALVEVLASQLPDDDTSSAHAIGRQWAEQFNEDRGAAPATDLDTAEVQTSEILREMGFDPVKRQEATTPKMREIGLNACPFITEQNTRPAPVICALHQGFLDRNVGGIEVKLRPHDRPGECGARLTRQD; encoded by the coding sequence ATGGAACGCAGGCAGGGACCGCGACCGGCTGGTGACCTGGTCACCGCGTTGGGTCAGCTCAGCGCGAAGCAGGTCGACGTGTTCCAGAAGATCCAGGCCCACCCGGAAGGCGTTCAGGTCGCGCAAATCGGCAAATCCCTCGGCATGCACCCGAACACCGTGCGCGGGCACCTTGACGAGCTCATGGCCGCCGGGGTGATCACCCGCCGCGTCATTCCCGCTCGCGGTCGCGGCCGCCCGTCGCACGCCTACACCGCCCGCGTGCCCCGCACGGATCGCGCGTCCCGTGCCATGGTCGCGCTGGTGGAGGTGCTGGCAAGCCAGCTTCCCGACGACGACACCTCCAGCGCCCACGCCATCGGCCGCCAGTGGGCCGAGCAGTTCAACGAAGACCGTGGCGCCGCACCGGCGACCGACCTGGACACCGCTGAAGTGCAGACATCCGAGATCCTGCGCGAGATGGGCTTCGACCCGGTGAAACGCCAGGAGGCGACCACGCCGAAGATGCGTGAGATCGGCCTGAACGCGTGCCCGTTCATCACCGAGCAGAACACCCGGCCCGCGCCCGTGATCTGTGCGCTGCACCAGGGCTTCCTCGACCGGAACGTCGGCGGCATTGAGGTGAAACTGCGCCCCCACGACAGGCCGGGGGAGTGCGGTGCCCGGCTCACCAGGCAGGACTAG
- a CDS encoding globin domain-containing protein translates to MYVDSFPDSKRKYLSDAHAETVKATLAPVADNMQTIASTFYSKMFAAHPELISDLFNRGNQKQNAQQKALAASVVKFAAHLVDDSQPDPVMMLDRIAHKHVSLGITEDQYQIVHDNLMAAIAETLGDAVTPEVAEAWDAVYWLMADVLVKHEKELYASDGVADGDVFRRGTVAAKEALTDTVTAFTIEGDFSAPKPGQYTSIGVKLDDGARQLRQYSIIDGDASHYRIAVQTDGEVSSFLQNRVAVGDTVDATLAAGDLVLRPGDNPIVLISSGIGSTPLTGILTHLVKHNDPRRVTYVHSDSSEATWAQAQESRDLVAALNDGSIHPFFRDSGERVDIDVIDVAGADVYLCGGTGFLQSLRDDLAALPDDKAPANVFYELFSPNDWLVS, encoded by the coding sequence ATGTACGTTGACTCGTTCCCCGACTCGAAACGCAAGTATCTCTCGGATGCCCACGCTGAGACTGTGAAGGCCACGCTCGCACCGGTCGCCGACAACATGCAGACCATCGCCAGCACCTTCTACTCGAAGATGTTCGCGGCGCACCCCGAGCTCATTTCCGACCTATTCAACCGCGGCAACCAAAAACAGAACGCGCAGCAGAAAGCGCTCGCCGCGTCGGTGGTGAAGTTCGCGGCGCATCTTGTGGACGACTCCCAGCCCGACCCCGTAATGATGCTCGACCGCATCGCGCACAAGCACGTCTCACTGGGCATCACCGAAGACCAGTACCAGATCGTGCACGACAACTTGATGGCCGCCATCGCAGAAACGCTTGGCGACGCCGTCACCCCCGAGGTGGCCGAAGCCTGGGACGCGGTCTACTGGCTGATGGCGGACGTACTGGTCAAGCACGAAAAGGAGCTCTACGCCTCTGACGGTGTGGCAGATGGCGACGTGTTCCGCCGCGGCACCGTTGCCGCGAAGGAGGCGCTCACCGACACCGTGACCGCGTTCACCATCGAAGGGGATTTCTCCGCGCCGAAACCGGGCCAGTACACCTCGATCGGGGTCAAGCTCGACGACGGCGCCCGCCAGCTGCGCCAGTACTCGATCATCGACGGCGACGCATCCCACTACCGCATTGCGGTGCAGACGGACGGCGAAGTCTCGTCCTTCCTGCAGAACCGCGTCGCAGTCGGTGACACCGTCGATGCGACGCTCGCCGCCGGCGACCTCGTCCTGCGTCCGGGCGATAACCCGATCGTGCTCATCTCCTCCGGCATTGGTTCGACGCCGCTGACCGGCATCCTCACGCACCTGGTCAAGCACAACGATCCGCGTCGGGTGACCTACGTGCACTCGGACTCATCGGAAGCCACCTGGGCGCAAGCGCAGGAAAGCCGCGACCTGGTGGCCGCGCTCAACGACGGCTCTATCCATCCGTTCTTCCGCGACAGCGGTGAGCGCGTCGACATCGACGTGATCGACGTCGCAGGCGCCGACGTCTACCTCTGCGGCGGGACCGGCTTCTTGCAGTCGCTACGCGACGACCTTGCCGCCCTCCCGGATGACAAGGCCCCAGCGAACGTCTTCTACGAGTTGTTCAGCCCGAACGACTGGCTCGTGTCCTAG
- a CDS encoding glutaminase: protein MRSPVNQYLQNILDEVRDDDSGHRADYIDVLKHADPDKLGLALCTTDGQLYVVGDGDYEFTIQSISKPFVYALALDMYGLDHVDAHVGVEPSGEAFNALSLDSDGRPANPLINAGAITVNQLIGGPDIPVEQRSEKLRDYFSRLAGRELTIDQRVLDSELETADRNLAFAHMLREADKISDDAHDAVASYIAQCAVRVTVKDLAVMAATLANGGTQPVTGEKVISAEAARLAQAVMVSAGMYDASGRWMVNVGIPAKSGVAGGLIGTLPGQLGISSLSPRLDKQGNSVRGVKIFRKLSDSLGLNLLSSNFYRAPGIKRIERRDDADIVELQGMINFTSAEKILRGLAERRLTNKNIILDVSGVTSFNKAGRDLIKDGLMQYRDDGYQVSIYDPDHTLSDWKFADGTTAEAIRDFTASFSVPATREEVYDAITTPNSWWGALVEGDAAEQGSEFHYSDKDRYVGFSVKEADDGKRVVWDVEPTDNPNEDHEWDDTSLIFDIEEDDSGKTKVNFTHRGMRPHDSGYEEIAKEWRERIAKGLRPLIGRQEEKTTDS from the coding sequence ATGCGCTCGCCCGTGAACCAGTATTTGCAAAACATCCTCGACGAGGTGCGTGACGACGACTCCGGTCACCGCGCCGACTACATCGACGTGCTCAAGCACGCCGACCCGGACAAACTCGGCCTCGCGCTATGCACCACCGACGGGCAGCTTTACGTGGTGGGCGACGGCGATTACGAGTTCACCATTCAGTCCATCTCCAAGCCGTTCGTCTACGCGCTTGCGCTTGACATGTACGGTCTGGACCATGTTGACGCGCACGTCGGCGTCGAGCCGTCCGGCGAGGCGTTCAACGCGCTGTCGCTTGATAGCGACGGACGCCCCGCCAACCCGCTGATCAACGCCGGCGCGATCACCGTCAACCAGTTAATCGGCGGCCCCGACATTCCGGTCGAGCAGCGCAGCGAAAAACTCCGCGACTACTTCTCGCGTTTGGCGGGCCGCGAACTGACCATCGACCAGCGCGTCCTCGATTCCGAACTGGAGACCGCCGACCGCAACTTGGCGTTTGCCCACATGCTGCGCGAAGCCGACAAGATTAGCGACGACGCACACGATGCCGTCGCCTCCTACATCGCGCAGTGCGCCGTGCGGGTGACGGTGAAAGACCTCGCGGTGATGGCCGCCACCTTGGCCAACGGCGGCACCCAGCCGGTCACGGGCGAGAAGGTCATCTCCGCCGAAGCCGCGCGCCTCGCCCAGGCGGTGATGGTCTCCGCGGGCATGTACGATGCGTCCGGGCGCTGGATGGTCAACGTCGGCATCCCCGCGAAATCCGGCGTGGCCGGCGGGCTGATCGGGACGCTGCCAGGGCAGTTGGGGATTTCGTCGTTAAGCCCGCGTCTGGACAAGCAGGGCAACTCCGTGCGCGGCGTGAAAATCTTCCGCAAACTGTCCGATTCGTTGGGCCTGAACCTGCTGTCGTCCAACTTCTACCGCGCGCCGGGCATCAAGCGCATTGAGCGTCGCGACGACGCCGACATCGTCGAACTCCAAGGCATGATCAACTTCACCTCCGCGGAGAAGATCCTGCGCGGGCTGGCCGAGCGCCGCCTGACCAACAAGAACATCATCCTCGACGTCTCGGGTGTGACTTCCTTTAACAAAGCCGGCCGCGACCTGATCAAGGACGGGCTGATGCAGTACCGCGACGACGGCTACCAGGTCTCCATCTACGACCCGGACCACACACTTTCCGACTGGAAGTTCGCCGACGGCACCACCGCCGAAGCCATCCGCGACTTCACCGCCTCGTTTTCCGTGCCCGCGACGCGTGAAGAGGTGTACGACGCCATCACCACCCCGAACTCCTGGTGGGGCGCACTCGTGGAAGGCGACGCCGCCGAGCAGGGCTCCGAGTTCCACTACTCCGACAAGGACCGCTACGTGGGCTTTTCCGTCAAGGAGGCCGACGACGGCAAACGCGTGGTCTGGGACGTCGAACCCACCGACAACCCGAACGAGGACCACGAGTGGGACGACACCTCGCTCATCTTCGACATCGAAGAGGACGACTCCGGCAAGACCAAGGTCAACTTCACCCACCGCGGCATGCGCCCGCACGACAGCGGCTACGAGGAGATTGCCAAGGAGTGGCGCGAGCGCATCGCCAAGGGCCTGCGCCCGCTCATCGGACGGCAGGAGGAAAAAACGACCGATTCGTAA
- a CDS encoding ATP-binding protein, whose product MAYLTRAVDAQLDQLLPHAVAIAVEGPKGVGKTETARRRATNVLQLDTEEGAGVLAADPSFSASSDGTILIDEWQRRPESWDYVRRAVDNGAPAGRFLLTGSATPVAGTDTHSGAGRILSLRMRPLALFERRGWESSVSMRELFLGEADIAGETDKTLADYIDAIASGGFPGFYEAPAVLRNQQLDSYLARVVDRDLPEQGYTARNPSALMNWLAAYAAASSTTASYQEILDAATPGQANKPAKSTTMVYREKLAELWMLDPLPAWDMRRSPFAGLAKSPKHQLADPAFALRLLGVPAAKLTGRFNYLLGPLFESLATLSVRVAAQASFGAVGHFRTVKGDREVDLIAQDQDGAIVALEVKLAANVGDDDVKHLLWLREKLPDDVVDAVILTTGSRAYRRPDGIAVVPLALLGA is encoded by the coding sequence ATGGCATATCTCACGAGGGCTGTTGACGCTCAACTCGACCAGCTGCTTCCTCACGCTGTGGCCATCGCTGTCGAGGGGCCCAAGGGCGTTGGTAAAACGGAGACCGCCCGTCGCCGCGCGACGAACGTGCTCCAGCTCGATACCGAAGAAGGTGCCGGCGTTCTCGCTGCCGACCCTTCTTTCAGTGCTAGTTCGGACGGCACGATTCTTATCGACGAATGGCAACGCCGCCCCGAATCCTGGGACTACGTCCGTCGCGCAGTCGACAACGGGGCCCCTGCCGGGCGATTCCTCCTGACTGGCTCGGCCACGCCTGTCGCCGGCACCGACACCCACAGTGGAGCAGGCCGGATCTTGTCGCTGCGCATGCGTCCGTTGGCTCTGTTTGAGCGGCGCGGCTGGGAGTCGTCGGTAAGCATGCGCGAACTTTTCCTGGGAGAGGCAGACATCGCAGGCGAGACCGATAAAACGTTGGCGGACTACATTGACGCGATCGCGTCCGGTGGGTTCCCCGGGTTTTATGAGGCCCCCGCCGTGTTACGTAATCAGCAGTTGGATTCCTACCTCGCCCGCGTGGTCGACCGGGACCTGCCCGAGCAGGGCTACACTGCGCGCAACCCTTCAGCCCTGATGAACTGGCTGGCCGCCTACGCTGCCGCGAGCTCAACGACGGCGAGTTACCAGGAAATCCTCGATGCTGCCACGCCCGGGCAAGCGAACAAACCGGCAAAATCCACGACGATGGTCTACAGGGAAAAACTCGCTGAACTGTGGATGCTCGACCCGCTACCGGCATGGGACATGCGACGCTCGCCGTTCGCTGGCCTCGCCAAATCCCCTAAGCACCAGCTCGCCGACCCCGCTTTCGCACTGCGCTTGCTTGGCGTTCCGGCAGCGAAGCTTACTGGGCGGTTCAATTACCTTTTGGGACCACTATTCGAGTCGCTTGCGACGCTGTCCGTCCGCGTTGCCGCGCAAGCGTCGTTCGGCGCTGTTGGCCACTTCCGCACCGTTAAAGGGGACAGGGAAGTGGACCTCATTGCCCAAGATCAGGACGGTGCGATCGTCGCCCTGGAGGTGAAGCTTGCAGCGAACGTGGGCGACGACGATGTGAAACACCTGCTTTGGCTACGCGAAAAACTCCCGGATGATGTCGTCGACGCGGTCATTCTCACCACTGGATCCCGCGCCTACCGTCGCCCCGATGGAATCGCGGTGGTCCCGTTAGCCCTGCTCGGTGCGTAG
- a CDS encoding alpha-amylase family protein: MLDRTIWWHVYPLAALGAPIRTEHDTAHRLRKLEPWLDYLVELGCNGLLLGPIFASATHGYDTLDHYRVDARLGDDSDFAWLIDECSSRGINLMLDGVFNHVARTHPWVAEGLAGDTDWEGHGELATLHHSDPRVRDAVVDIMCHWLRRGIAGWRLDVAYAVPPEFWREVLARVRDEFPDAMFLGEVIHGDYAAIAREGTLDAVTQYELWKAAWSSLVDTNFWELAHALERHPADLLTNTFIGNHDVDRIASTVGEEKLVLAAAVLMTAPGMPSIYYGDEQGFTGVRGESWSADDAVRPALPASPGELSPLGGWIFTEYQKLIGVRRGHAWLTRARVEVLDKTNETISFACSDGEHTLQTDMRLDPAPGVRVHTDGEELYSWMLK, encoded by the coding sequence ATGCTGGACCGCACAATCTGGTGGCACGTTTACCCGCTGGCCGCCCTCGGCGCCCCGATTCGCACGGAACACGACACCGCCCACCGGCTCCGCAAACTCGAGCCGTGGCTGGACTACCTCGTCGAACTCGGTTGCAACGGGCTCCTGCTCGGACCCATCTTCGCCTCCGCCACCCACGGCTACGACACCCTCGACCACTACCGCGTCGACGCGCGGCTTGGCGACGACTCAGACTTCGCCTGGCTCATCGACGAATGCTCCTCCCGCGGCATCAACCTCATGCTCGACGGGGTGTTCAACCACGTCGCACGCACCCACCCGTGGGTCGCCGAAGGCCTAGCCGGGGACACCGACTGGGAGGGCCATGGCGAACTGGCCACCTTGCACCATTCCGATCCGCGGGTGCGCGACGCAGTGGTCGACATCATGTGCCATTGGTTGCGCCGCGGCATCGCCGGCTGGCGCCTCGACGTCGCCTACGCCGTGCCCCCAGAGTTCTGGCGCGAGGTGCTCGCCCGGGTCCGGGACGAGTTTCCCGACGCGATGTTCCTCGGCGAGGTCATCCACGGCGACTACGCTGCCATCGCCCGTGAGGGCACCCTCGATGCCGTCACGCAGTACGAACTGTGGAAGGCGGCCTGGTCCTCCCTCGTGGACACGAATTTTTGGGAACTGGCGCACGCGCTCGAGCGTCACCCGGCCGACCTGCTGACCAACACGTTCATCGGCAACCACGACGTCGACCGCATCGCGTCAACGGTGGGGGAGGAAAAACTGGTGTTGGCCGCGGCGGTGCTGATGACCGCGCCGGGCATGCCGTCGATCTACTACGGCGACGAGCAGGGCTTCACCGGCGTGCGCGGCGAGAGCTGGTCCGCTGACGACGCCGTGCGCCCTGCGTTGCCTGCCTCACCCGGGGAGTTGTCGCCGCTCGGCGGGTGGATTTTCACGGAGTATCAGAAGTTGATCGGGGTGCGTCGTGGTCACGCTTGGCTCACTCGGGCCCGCGTCGAGGTGCTGGATAAAACCAACGAGACAATCTCGTTTGCCTGCAGCGACGGCGAACACACGCTGCAGACCGACATGCGGCTCGACCCCGCCCCGGGCGTGCGCGTGCACACCGACGGAGAAGAGCTCTACAGCTGGATGTTGAAGTAA
- a CDS encoding excalibur calcium-binding domain-containing protein produces the protein MKKTLVAALVASAVTAGTLTAPAAEAVEPSTTATATPVTTTANPEQNPAIEEEYTPLEIALGLAGAIAVYGAIAAGTCWAMKQGFIPNPAPKYIPCHAKPKPAPKKPAPKKPAPKTAPKPTPKPAPKPAPKPAPRPAPAPAPKPVQRPVPVPAPAPSRAYPNCRAVWNDLGRPIRSNDPGYGSHLDRDGDGIGCEKRPK, from the coding sequence ATGAAGAAAACTCTCGTAGCGGCGCTTGTCGCCAGCGCCGTCACTGCCGGAACGTTAACAGCGCCCGCAGCCGAAGCCGTGGAACCAAGCACTACCGCGACAGCCACCCCAGTCACGACTACTGCAAATCCCGAGCAGAACCCCGCCATCGAAGAGGAATACACCCCGCTCGAGATCGCGCTTGGACTTGCTGGCGCCATTGCCGTGTACGGGGCGATCGCTGCTGGCACATGCTGGGCGATGAAACAGGGATTCATTCCGAACCCTGCCCCGAAGTACATCCCTTGCCACGCGAAACCGAAGCCCGCACCGAAGAAGCCCGCACCGAAGAAGCCCGCACCGAAAACAGCGCCGAAGCCAACACCGAAGCCCGCTCCGAAACCTGCACCCAAACCTGCACCGCGGCCCGCCCCAGCCCCTGCTCCGAAGCCGGTGCAACGGCCGGTGCCTGTCCCGGCACCCGCACCGTCGAGGGCATACCCGAACTGCCGCGCCGTTTGGAACGACTTGGGGCGCCCCATTCGAAGCAATGACCCCGGCTACGGCTCCCACCTAGACCGCGATGGCGACGGGATTGGATGCGAAAAGCGCCCGAAGTAG
- a CDS encoding M20/M25/M40 family metallo-hydrolase yields MSLTDDTLPLLQDLIRNGCVNNLTADSGQEERNARTLEQFFEGTDVTVERYEPHPGRVSVAFTLEGTDPSAESLTLLGHTDVVPVDEDKWSVDPFGGEIKDGRVFGRGATDMLYITAAMAAAVRDVARGGRPKGTLTFVGCADEEARGGLGAKWLADNASFSWDNCLSEEGGSHLPAADGSDALVVVVGEKGAGQRRLTVHGDAGHGSAPFGRDMAVAKIGEVARRIATIEPEVRSDDIWEGYVRAWKFDPDTEQALLSGEGYEAFGQLEGYSHAMSHLTISPTVLRAGEAINVLPSVAWMELDIRPLPGQTQEEIDDLLREALGDLADDVEITHLITEPGSVSPTSGPLFDAIVDTFDEFFPGVPVVPTIAAGGSDLRFARRKGGVGYGFALHGRDETLGSVLGELHSHDESVAVEDVDLTVRAYRSLVRRFVGA; encoded by the coding sequence ATGAGCCTAACCGACGACACCCTGCCACTGTTGCAAGACCTCATCCGAAATGGATGTGTCAACAATCTAACGGCAGATTCTGGACAAGAAGAAAGAAACGCCCGCACGCTGGAGCAATTCTTCGAGGGCACCGACGTGACGGTGGAGCGCTACGAGCCGCATCCGGGCCGCGTTTCCGTCGCCTTCACCCTCGAGGGCACCGACCCGTCCGCCGAATCGCTCACCCTGCTCGGCCACACGGACGTCGTGCCTGTCGACGAAGACAAGTGGTCGGTCGACCCATTCGGGGGCGAGATCAAGGACGGGCGCGTGTTCGGCAGGGGCGCCACCGACATGCTCTACATCACCGCGGCGATGGCGGCGGCGGTGCGCGACGTGGCCCGCGGAGGGAGGCCGAAGGGCACCCTGACGTTCGTGGGCTGCGCCGACGAGGAGGCCCGCGGCGGCCTCGGAGCGAAGTGGCTGGCCGACAACGCGTCGTTTTCCTGGGACAACTGCCTGTCCGAGGAGGGCGGCTCGCACCTGCCGGCGGCTGACGGCTCCGATGCGCTGGTGGTCGTCGTCGGCGAGAAAGGCGCAGGTCAGCGCCGCCTGACGGTGCACGGCGACGCCGGCCACGGCTCCGCACCGTTCGGCCGCGACATGGCGGTGGCGAAAATCGGCGAGGTCGCGCGCCGCATCGCCACCATCGAGCCCGAGGTGCGCAGCGACGACATCTGGGAAGGCTACGTCCGCGCCTGGAAGTTCGACCCCGACACCGAACAGGCCCTGCTTTCCGGAGAGGGCTACGAGGCGTTCGGCCAGCTCGAGGGCTACTCCCACGCCATGAGCCACCTCACCATCTCCCCGACGGTGCTGCGCGCCGGCGAAGCCATCAACGTCCTGCCGTCCGTGGCGTGGATGGAGCTGGACATCCGCCCGCTGCCCGGCCAGACGCAGGAGGAGATCGACGATCTGTTGCGTGAGGCGCTGGGCGATCTTGCCGACGACGTCGAGATCACCCACCTCATCACCGAACCCGGCTCCGTCTCCCCCACCTCGGGCCCGCTTTTTGATGCCATCGTGGACACCTTCGACGAATTCTTCCCCGGCGTCCCAGTCGTGCCGACGATCGCCGCCGGCGGCTCCGACCTGCGCTTCGCCCGTCGCAAGGGCGGCGTGGGTTACGGCTTCGCCCTGCACGGCCGGGACGAGACGCTCGGATCGGTGCTGGGTGAGCTCCACAGCCACGACGAATCCGTCGCCGTCGAGGACGTGGACCTGACGGTGCGCGCGTACCGGTCGCTGGTCCGCCGCTTCGTCGGGGCGTAG
- a CDS encoding TetR/AcrR family transcriptional regulator, protein MSEHILPGRRSESTDPRALRTRKALVDAVLTLLNDHDATDLNVSQIVKEAGVSRQVFYQHFEDRDALILVAAADWVLDAYERFAERFSIDQNFEASVAELATVVAGKTEAAVRLIDSPVHTVLDEEVHRVMLPTMREQLLPRSQEWGVTDSQLVDDMARVYVAGMQRLIEQCVREGCTPEEIGRRAEAVRRVLIRE, encoded by the coding sequence ATGAGTGAACACATTCTGCCGGGCCGTCGCTCGGAAAGCACGGACCCGCGCGCACTGCGCACCCGCAAGGCGCTTGTCGACGCCGTATTGACCCTCCTCAACGATCACGACGCCACCGACCTCAACGTCTCCCAGATCGTGAAAGAAGCCGGCGTGAGCCGCCAGGTCTTCTACCAGCACTTCGAAGACCGTGACGCGCTCATTCTCGTCGCGGCCGCCGACTGGGTGCTCGACGCTTACGAGCGTTTCGCCGAGCGGTTCAGTATCGACCAAAACTTCGAGGCCTCCGTCGCAGAGCTAGCCACCGTCGTCGCGGGCAAGACCGAAGCCGCCGTGCGACTCATCGACTCGCCCGTGCACACCGTGCTGGATGAAGAAGTCCACCGGGTCATGCTGCCCACCATGCGCGAGCAGCTTCTGCCCCGTTCCCAGGAGTGGGGCGTCACGGACAGCCAGCTTGTCGACGATATGGCGCGCGTCTACGTCGCCGGCATGCAGCGCCTCATCGAGCAGTGCGTGCGCGAAGGCTGCACCCCGGAGGAGATCGGCCGCCGCGCCGAAGCCGTGCGACGCGTGCTCATTCGTGAGTAG
- the amn gene encoding AMP nucleosidase — translation MREVRQVVDKLKALYDTSCEIARSGDYSRYDEVRYPKLTVEVLEWRPIDRSEPFGYVDEAGTYSAVLSRPDLLEEYLIAQLEALTSNYPCSVSVDYSDVVIPPAYITGMPPIDETANLPRPALDEVHDAIVDGHWDAFNGDEKPLFHFGPQRFDLALARLEHYTGIEVDSLQRYILFTNYAMHVTEFVRFGLRELSDPESRYTRLVLPSGESVSDTVALEDLELGSKFQMPRYDLVTDDGDGITMINIGVGPSNAKTITDSLAVLRPEAWIMIGHCAGLDARMRIGDLILGNAYERHDHVLDDYLRRVLPIPAVPEIQRTLEKAVSKVYGSDTSLMRTGTVLSTGDRNWEWKDPRDLWEWLRGSTAAAVDMESCTVAANGYRYRVPYGTLLAVSDLPLHAVPKLPAGAQAFYSNSKEAHVMCAVRAMEKLARHPERLRTRKLRRAIGEVPFR, via the coding sequence ATGCGTGAGGTACGTCAGGTCGTCGATAAGCTCAAAGCCCTCTATGACACGTCGTGCGAAATCGCGCGCTCCGGGGACTACTCGCGTTACGACGAAGTGCGCTACCCCAAACTCACCGTCGAGGTCCTCGAATGGCGCCCGATCGACCGCTCCGAGCCGTTCGGCTATGTCGACGAGGCCGGCACCTACTCCGCCGTCCTGTCGCGCCCGGACCTGCTCGAAGAATACCTCATCGCCCAACTCGAGGCCCTGACCTCGAACTACCCGTGCTCGGTGTCCGTCGACTACTCGGACGTTGTCATCCCGCCGGCGTACATCACGGGCATGCCGCCTATCGACGAAACCGCGAACCTGCCGCGCCCCGCCCTCGACGAAGTGCACGACGCGATCGTCGACGGCCACTGGGACGCCTTCAACGGCGACGAAAAACCCCTGTTCCACTTCGGCCCGCAGCGCTTCGACCTCGCGCTTGCCCGCCTGGAGCACTACACCGGCATCGAGGTCGACTCGCTGCAGCGCTACATCCTGTTCACCAACTACGCCATGCACGTTACCGAGTTCGTGCGCTTCGGCCTGCGCGAACTTTCCGACCCTGAATCGCGCTACACTCGCCTCGTCCTGCCGTCCGGCGAATCCGTCTCCGACACCGTCGCGCTGGAGGACCTCGAACTCGGCTCGAAATTCCAGATGCCGCGCTACGACCTGGTCACCGACGACGGCGACGGCATCACCATGATCAACATCGGCGTCGGGCCGTCCAACGCCAAGACCATCACCGACTCGCTTGCCGTTTTAAGGCCGGAGGCGTGGATCATGATCGGGCACTGCGCCGGCCTCGACGCCCGCATGCGCATCGGCGACCTCATCCTGGGCAACGCCTACGAGCGCCACGACCACGTCCTCGACGACTACCTGCGCCGGGTGTTGCCTATCCCCGCCGTCCCCGAAATCCAGCGCACCCTGGAAAAGGCCGTGTCTAAGGTCTACGGCTCCGACACGTCGCTCATGCGCACCGGCACCGTGCTGTCCACCGGCGACCGGAACTGGGAGTGGAAAGACCCCCGCGACCTGTGGGAATGGCTCCGCGGGTCCACCGCCGCGGCCGTGGACATGGAGTCGTGCACCGTTGCCGCCAACGGGTACCGCTACCGCGTGCCCTACGGCACCCTGCTCGCTGTATCCGACCTGCCGCTGCACGCCGTGCCGAAACTGCCCGCCGGCGCCCAGGCGTTCTACTCCAACTCGAAGGAGGCCCACGTCATGTGCGCCGTCCGTGCGATGGAGAAGCTCGCCCGGCACCCAGAAAGATTGCGGACCCGCAAGTTACGCCGCGCGATCGGTGAGGTGCCGTTCCGGTAG